The window ATTACTCAAGAGAGATTGATGAGAGATTGAAAGGGAATGTTCGCCGTGTTGATCTGGTTGATATGTTTACCTTTGATCGAGTCGATTTTGATAAATCTATGAGTCTGGCGGTTAAAAAAAAAGTTAGGATAGAGAGTCGGTGGGATTTGGTAAAACTAAGTGACGTTGCGACCATTAATCCACCCAAAAAAATCAATGAGTATATCAGCGATGATACAACTGTTTCTTTCATTGAAATGGCTTCAGTCAGTAACGAAGGCTTTGTTGCAAACAAAGTAGATCGTAAAGTGAAAGAACTGAAAAAAGGGAGTTATAAATTCTTTCAGGAAAATGATATTGTCATCGCCAAAATTACTCCTTGTATGGAAAACGGGAAGTGCGCTATTGTTCGTGACCTAACTAACGGTTTTGGCTTTGGAAGTTCAGAGTTTCATATTATTCACTTGTCTGATAAAGTCTTGCCTGGATATATTTTCAGCATCCTGAATACGAAAAGGATTAGAGAAATAGCTGAAACACATATGACAGGAGCAAGTGGACATAGGCGGGTTCCCGATACATTCTACTCAAATATCAGAATTCCTCTTCCTCCTCAGGATATTCAGGAGAAGATCGTTGCGGAGATCGCTGTCCTTGAGGGTAAAGAGGTTAAGGCGAGAGATGGAGTTATAAGGCGAAAGAGTGATATAAACGATTTAATCAATTCTCTTTTTGAAGTTGAAAGTAATATAAGAAGCCTTAGTGATATTGCCGAAGTGAAAGGCGGTAAGAGAATTCCAAAAGGGATGAATTTTGCACAATCTAAAACAGACTACCCATATATTCGAGTTTCAGACTTCAAGGATGGGGGTGTTTCACTCCAGAATCTCCAATATATTGAAAAAGAAGTATTCGATAAAATAGCAAGATATACAATTAATACTGAAGATATTTATATATCCATTGCAGGCACTATAGGCTCTGTGGGGATTATTCCACAGTGTTTAAATGGCAAATCTTTAACAGAAAATGCCGCAAAGATCGTGCTAAGAGATAGTAATGAGATTGATCAGAAATTTCTATATTATGTTTTCAAATCAACTAATGTACAGATGCAGATTAATGAAAGAACAAAAGCTGTTGGTGTCCCGAAGTTAGCACTAAAGAGAATTGAGACAATTAAAGTTCCTGTCCCTTCATTAAGTGAGCAAAAGGACTTTGTTAAAAAGATAGAAAAGATCGAAACTGAAATTGCTGAATTGGAAGCAACAATTGCAAACATCCCAGCTCAAAAAGAGGCCATTTTGAGGAAATATTTGTAGTCCCGTTAAAGAGATGTATAATCGGGGTAGCCGTTTTTTCTTACTTCCACAACGTTTCTACTTCCGGTCAATACGTCCTCTGTCATCAAAATCTGGCTGAGCAAAGACAAGCCAAATAAAATCGTTCTTTGGATCGGAAAAACCATAAGAAGCTAACGAACATGGTTAGATTGTGTGAGCCTGAGCGAGCCACATTTGAACCGTTTGTCGAACAAACACATGGTGCTGACTCTACCCGCGAGCGGTAGTTTCGGCATAATTCCGCCATAAATGTTCTGTGGCAAATCAGGCTTTATCCTACTGCACATGTGAGGCGTTCCACGGTTCCAATATTCGGGCTTACCCTGATGTCCGCTGATGGGCCAACCTCAAGAAAAGCAAAGAGATATTACCTGCGTCTCCTCCATCTACACCTTAACGCTCCACCTTTTTTATCTCCTGAACTCTAGGGAAAAAGGGTATACACCGTATCTGTGTTCTGTTATACTCAAAGCTTTTCCTTCCTGCTAAAGAAAAATTATTAACGCTGTATGGTTGAAAAAAGGAAAAAAAAGCTTATCTCTTTAGCTGACACCTTCTCCTCTGTCTACGGGCAGCAGCAATGGGGTAATCAGTGGCATCTTTTTAAATTGGTTCACCACTGGCCTCAGCTGGTCGGGGATGTCTTTGCCGAGCATAGCATGCCAGCCTATTTCCGGAGAAAAGATCTCTGGGTGTATGCGCATAACTCTCTCTGGATGCAGCAAATGCATTTCAGCAAGGAAGATATCATCAGCAAGATCAACGCCTTTTTGCAGGGCTCCTTGGCCGTGGAAGATCTCCGTTGGACCTTACAGCCTATAGAATTGATAGAAATTCCTGAAGAAAAATACGTTCCTCCTTCGCTTGATGTTGATCCTGATGCGGAACAGGCGTTTCGGTCGATGGCGGAGAATGTTGCGAATCCCGAGGCTCGGGAGGCCTTGTGCAGGCTCTGGAAGCGGATGGAGAGTCTGAAGAAGAAGGGTTCCTAATCACCCTTTCTCGCTCGTGATAGAGAAAAAAATCGTTGGGACATCCCACGACAAAATATATTGATTAATTTGAAGTAAACTACGGAGAAAACCAATGTCCACATCAATCCAACCAATGAACTCCATCGGCCCGGTCGACCCGGAAAAGGCCCGCGAAGATGAATTAAGAAAAGACCCTGCCAAACGCGATTATCTGCAAGGTCGTGAGCAGTTTAAGAAAGGCGATTATAATATGGCTGCCATGTCCTTTCATAATGCCCTGAAAGGATTTGAGGAAAAAGACGATGAGCAGGGTGTTGCCAACGCCTCAGACCGGCTTGGCGATGTCTGCATGGAGAAGCAGGACTATGCCGCTGCTTTGGAGAATTATCAACGGGCATACTCCATCTGTGAGAAGGAAGAGGATTCGTTTTCCATCCTGGCCCTGAATAAGAAGATCGCTGCGCTTTACCGCAAGCAGGGTGAGCTGGACAAGGCAATGGAGATCCTCTTTGATATGGTTGAGCATTACCATTTGACCAGGAATCCCAAGGGAATGGTTGAGGTTATGACGGTCATTGCTGAGTTGTACCGGGAAAAAGGAGACAATTCCAAAGCTGCCGATACCTATCGTACGGTTTCCTCTATCCATAAAAATTTCAAGCATCAACGCATGGCTGAAGAATTTGCCGCCCTTGCGGAAGAGCTGGAGCAGGCATAATCCATGTTTACTGGTATTATTCAGGGATTAGGAACGGTTGTTGAAAAACGTCCTTCTGGCGGTGGTATGGTCTTCTGTCTGGAGGCAGGCTTTGACCTGATCGACCCGGAAGAGGGCGAGTCCATTGCCGTGAACGGTGCCTGCCTGACGGCCCGTGACATCAAAGGGCGTCGTTTCCTGGTGGATGTTTCCCCGGAAAGTTTGGCTCGTACCAGCCTGGGGCAACTGGAGGTTGGTTCCAGGGTCAATATGGAGCGGGCCCTGCGGCTGGCTGACCGCTTGGGTGGTCATCTGGTCAGTGGTCACGTAGATACGCTGGGAAGGGTGGAGGAGCGCAAAGCAGCTGGCGATTTTACCCTGTTTACCTTTTCCCTTGATTCCGGTCTGTCCAAATATATCATCGAGAAGGGCTCCATCACTATTGACGGAGTGAGCCTGACCGTGAATTCCTGTTCCGGCAATCGTTTTTCCGTGTCAATAATCCCTCATACCCTGGCGGTCACGACCCTTGGCAATCTTCGCCAGGGCAGTCGGGTTAATTTAGAAGTGGATATCATCGGTAAGTACGTTGAAAAATTGCTCTCGGCACAATCTTCCGGGGCAGACGCTGAAGAAAGTAAAATAAATCCTGCCTTCCTGGCGGAGCACGGATTTTTAAGATAAACGAACTGCTCGGTTTGCCCGGTCACGGGCGGCTGAGGTTCAGAAAAATTGAGTGAGCATCATGGCTGTCAGTCCAATAGAAGACGTTGTTGAAGATATCAAGGCCGGTAAGATGGTCATCCTGGTGGATGACGAGGACCGGGAAAATGAAGGCGACCTGTGCATGGCTGCGGAGGCGGTAACCCCTGAAGCCATTAATTTTATGGCGACCCACGGTCGTGGCCTGATCTGCCTGACCATGAGCCCGGATATTATTGATCAGTTGGGTCTGCCCATGATGGTGCAGAATAACCAGTCGCCCTACGGGACTGGCTTCACCATCAGTATTGAGGCCCGTACCGGCGTGACAACCGGTATCTCGGCAGCTGATCGGGCCAGAACCATTGAGGCCGCAGTTGCTCCAGATGCAACTCCCCGTGACATCATCAGCCCAGGCCATATTTTTCCGCTCCGGGCTCGCAAGGGTGGTGTGTTGGTGCGCACCGGTCAGACTGAGGGCTCTGTTGATTTGGCGCGTCTTGCCGGAATGCGGACAGCCGGAATCATCTGCGAAATCATGAAAGACGACGGCACTATGGCTCGGATGCCGGATCTGGAGATCTTCGCCAAAGAGCATGACTTGAAAATCGCTACTGTGGCGGACCTCGTTGCTTATCGCCTACGTGAAGATATTTTGGTCCACCGCGCTGTGGAGTCCCGCTTGCCCACCCTGCATGCTGGTGAATTTAAGGTGATCGCTTATACTAATGATGTTGATTCCTTTGAGCATGTTGCCTTGGTGAAAGGGGAGATCAACCCGGATGAGCCTGTCATGGTGCGCGTCCATTCCGAATGCCTGACTGGCGATGTCTTTGGTTCTGCCCGTTGTGATTGTGGAGCCCAGCTCCAGGCTGCCATGCGGATGGTGGAGCAGGAAGGAAGCGGAGTGATCTTGTATATGCGTCAGGAAGGGCGCGGGATTGGTCTGGTGAATAAGCTTAAGGCCTATAACCTGCAGGACAAGGGCTTGGATACTGTCGAGGCCAACGAGCATCTTGGTTTTAAACCAGATCTCCGTGATTACGGCATTGGTGCCCAGATGTTGCGTGATCTCGGGGTACGTAAGATGCGTCTGCTCACCAATAATCCCAAGAAGATTATTGGCCTGGAAGGATATGGTTTAGAGGCCGTAGAGCGTCTTCCTATCGAGGTTCTTTGCGAATGCGAAAGCCGGGATTATCTTCGTTGCAAGCGGGACAAGATGGGGCATATCCTGGAATTATACGGGGATGAGGATGCTGAAAACGATGCAAAGGCTTCTTCTTGTTCCTGTAAAGGGAAATAATGCATCTTTTCTCTAGAAGATAGCCTCGTTTTTACGTGCCAGACATCCGTCCAGCAGCATATATAAACCAACCACCTGCTTAAAGCTGGTGGTTGGTTGCGTTTTATTCTATGACCGAAGGATTACCAGCTTACCATGTAACAGGTTAAATCTCGTCCTTCTTCAAGGTCCTTTCCTTCCATGAAACGTAGCATGGATTCGGCTGCAACCTTGCCCTGATATACCGCCTTGGCCGCAGTCTGCGGACCAAGAACATTATCTCCTCCGGCAAAGATCCAGGGAATTGAGGTTTGCAGGGTTCGTGAATTCACTGAATAGGTACCCCAGGATTCCTGCTTAAGGTCTGTACCCTTGTCCGCCTCGTGCTGCACTTTCTGGCTGATGGCCGGAATGATGGAGTCGGCCTCGATGATGAAATTCGAGCCCTCCTGGACCACTGGACGACGGCGACCGGACTCATCCGGTTCTCCCAGTTCCATCTTCACGCATTCAACACCGGTGAGCTGATTATTTTCATCGGCAATGATCTTCACTGGAGAAGCAAGGATTTCCACCCGAACGCCCTCTTCTTCCAGATGATGGATCTCAGCACTCGACGCAGGCATTTCTTCCTTGGTGCGCCGGTAGAGGATAAAGACTTCGTCAGAGCCGGTGCGGAGGGCTGTTCTGGCCACATCAATAGCCACATTGCCGCCACCAACCACAACCACCTTTTTACCGATATCCACGGTTTCTCCGGTGAGTACCCGGCGAAGATAATCCACGCCGTGCAGTACGCCCTTGGTCGTATCTTCTCCTTCAATGCCTAACTTGCGTCCCTCATGGGCACCCACGCCGATGAAGACAGAATCATACCCGTCTTCTCGCAGTTCCTGAAGGGTCTTATCTTTTCCGATGGTCACACCAAGTTTGATCTCTACCCCACAACTTTTCAGGGCCGCAAGCTCTGCACCGATAATGTCGCGGGGTAAGCGATAATGGGGGATGCCTACGGAGAGCATGCCGCCGAACACTGGCAGGGATTCGTAGATGGTACATTTATACCCCTGATGGGCCAAAACATGGGCCGCTGTAATCCCGGCAGGCCCGGAACCGACAATAGCGACCTTCTTTCCATTAGGTACGGCGCAGGTTTTGTCCAATGATTTTTTATTGGCAACCATCCAGTCGGTGAGAAAGCGTTCCAGCATGCCGATTGCAACAGCATCGCCTTTTTTCCCGCGCAGGCAATTGCCTTCACATTGAAATTCATGTGGGCAGACACGAGAACAGACAGAGGGCATAGTGCTTGTTTCGCGTACCTTCCAGTATGCCTCTTCGAATTTTTTTTCCCGAAGTAAGGCGATGAATCCAGGAATATCATTGCGGATAGGGCAACCAGCTACACAGCCAGCTTTTTTGCATTGCAGACAGCGCTGAGCCTCTAACACAGCGGTCTCTTCATCATAGCCCGCAGTTACTTCCTTAAAATTTTTTATACGCTCAGCCGGGTCAAGTTCCTTGGGATTCTGCCGGGGAATAGCCATTCGTTCTGCCGGTTTCATTACACCTCCTACGACACTGTTGGTTCGGGTCACAAATTAAAATGGCCCTAATTATAACCTATTCTTGTGGTAGAGCAAGATTTTGTCGTTTTATCGATCAATATTGTAGCACTTTTTTGTGTGAAAAAGCTTAACTGATTACAATTATGTTAAAAATAATTTTAGGCAGAATGCTTCGGTTAATAAACTAAAAATACGATGATTGTTGACGAACTGGTCCATTTCCTCACGATTGACCCATCACCAGCTTAATTGTTCGAGTCAGCTGCGCCATGCTGTACGGTTTTTTGATAAAGCCGGAGCAGCCAGCTTGTAGCGTCTTCTGCACCTCTGTATCCTCAGAATATCCACTGACAAGGAGGGCCTTTTGCTGCGGATGTATTTTTCGGATTGCCTTGAAGGTTTCGCGACCATTCATCCCTGGTGGCATGATCATGTCAAGGAGCAGCAGGTCAACCTCGTTATCCTGACAGAACTGCACCGCCTCTTCTCCTGATTGGGCCAGATAAACGGTGTATCCTGCTTCTTCGAGGATGGACTGGGCTATTTCGCGCATTGTTGGATTATCGTCAATAACAAGGATTGTGCCGTTTCCCTGAATAATGCTTTCTTCCTCCTCCTTTTTATCGGTGAAGGACTCTGATGTCTTTTCCTGGACTGCGGGGAGGCAAATAATAAAGGTCGTTCCCTGTTCGGTGCTGTTCACCTTAATCGTTCCGTTATGTTCAATAACGGCATTTTCGACCATGGTTAAACCAAGCCCGGTTCCACTGCGTCCTAAAGCCTTTTTGGTATAAAAAGGTTCATAGATATGCTTCAGATCATTCTCGTCAATACCTGTGCCATTATCAGTAATTTTAAGAACAATATATTTTTCTTCATGGCTGGAGAAAAAACCGTCCTCCGAAGGCCGAACCAAATTTTCAGTAATAATGTGAATCTCTCCATGCGTTACTGTTGCCTCAATAGCCTCAAAACTATTCGTCACAAGGTTCATGATCAGTTTATGGAGGTAGACAGGGATTCCATGTACAGGGAAAAGGTCTTGGCTCAGTTCGGTGGATACCTGTATATGAGGATGCTGTTCTGCGATATATTGGAATTCAGCTGATTCAAGGTATTCTTCAATAATTACATTTAAAAGGAGGGGAAACCTATTATGGGCTGTCCCTCTGGTCAGGGTTAGCAGATCTGCTACTACCTCTGCTGCCCGCTTCCCGGATTCGAGAATACTCTGCGCAGCGGCTCTTAATTTGGTGTTTTCCGGGACCTGGTAGATTATTAACTCCGCGTAATTGACGACCCCAGCAAGAATATTGTTGAGATCATGGGCCACGCCACTGGTCGTCATACCGATGGCAGCCAAACGCTCCGCCCGAATCATGCGTCGTTGAGTCTCATGGAGCTCGGTAAGGGTTTTTTCTAATTCCTTATTCTTGAACTCAAGCTCGCCCAGCATTTCAGACTTTGCCTGGTTAGCGGCTTTGGCAGTCAAATAATCATATTCTATTTTTTCCCGTCGCTTACGCTCTTCAATGTTGGCAATACGGCCCTCTATCGCCAGCACCTGACCAGCTACATCTCGTTTTGCATGGGCAGAGAGAGAGGCCCAGAACCGGAAGCCATCAGTACGTCGGGGGCGAATTTCAACATCGTGAACCTGCTCCAGTTCACATATGCGCTGCACAAGCGTTGCCTGTTCCTCTTCATTGCCGAAAAGAAAGCATTTTTCTTGTTGTATAGGAAATTATAAAATTTTCCTTTCAACATGTTGTAATTGCGAATAGAGTATTAGCTTAATGAAAAATAAGCTGATAAAATTAATCTTTCGTGATTTTTGGTATGTAGTCTGCGTTGAATTGGCAAGCAGGTACTCAAGCCTTCACTGGGAGTCAATCGTTGAAAATGTAGAAAAAATGATCAACTGTGGAGAGTCTACCAATGGCTATGTCGAGTATATTTGTCCGAATTGTTTTGAAAAAAGAGAGTAGGGTTCACCTGTAAGTGTCGATTCTGTACGTCTTGCGGTAAGCGATACGTCGATGAATGGGTTGAAAAGACAGTGAAAAGTATATTCGACGTAGTTCATCGACATTTAGTGTTTACCATTCCACAAGAACTCCGAAAGATAATTTTTAGTGATCGTATGCTGATCAAGATTATGATGGATTGTGCTTCAAAAGCGGCTGTGGAAGTACTTCAAAGTAAAGGAGTTGATGCTGTTCCGGGAATTCTATTAGTTGTCCATACGTTTGGAAGAGATCTTAAGTTTAATCCGCATGTCCATATGTTAATGACAGAAGGAGGATTAACATCTTCCAATCAGTGGGTTGATA is drawn from Candidatus Electrothrix aestuarii and contains these coding sequences:
- a CDS encoding NAD(P)-dependent oxidoreductase; translated protein: MKPAERMAIPRQNPKELDPAERIKNFKEVTAGYDEETAVLEAQRCLQCKKAGCVAGCPIRNDIPGFIALLREKKFEEAYWKVRETSTMPSVCSRVCPHEFQCEGNCLRGKKGDAVAIGMLERFLTDWMVANKKSLDKTCAVPNGKKVAIVGSGPAGITAAHVLAHQGYKCTIYESLPVFGGMLSVGIPHYRLPRDIIGAELAALKSCGVEIKLGVTIGKDKTLQELREDGYDSVFIGVGAHEGRKLGIEGEDTTKGVLHGVDYLRRVLTGETVDIGKKVVVVGGGNVAIDVARTALRTGSDEVFILYRRTKEEMPASSAEIHHLEEEGVRVEILASPVKIIADENNQLTGVECVKMELGEPDESGRRRPVVQEGSNFIIEADSIIPAISQKVQHEADKGTDLKQESWGTYSVNSRTLQTSIPWIFAGGDNVLGPQTAAKAVYQGKVAAESMLRFMEGKDLEEGRDLTCYMVSW
- a CDS encoding transposase, whose product is MFTIPQELRKIIFSDRMLIKIMMDCASKAAVEVLQSKGVDAVPGILLVVHTFGRDLKFNPHVHMLMTEGGLTSSNQWVDIPFLPYGLLRKNGNIIC
- a CDS encoding bifunctional 3,4-dihydroxy-2-butanone-4-phosphate synthase/GTP cyclohydrolase II, giving the protein MAVSPIEDVVEDIKAGKMVILVDDEDRENEGDLCMAAEAVTPEAINFMATHGRGLICLTMSPDIIDQLGLPMMVQNNQSPYGTGFTISIEARTGVTTGISAADRARTIEAAVAPDATPRDIISPGHIFPLRARKGGVLVRTGQTEGSVDLARLAGMRTAGIICEIMKDDGTMARMPDLEIFAKEHDLKIATVADLVAYRLREDILVHRAVESRLPTLHAGEFKVIAYTNDVDSFEHVALVKGEINPDEPVMVRVHSECLTGDVFGSARCDCGAQLQAAMRMVEQEGSGVILYMRQEGRGIGLVNKLKAYNLQDKGLDTVEANEHLGFKPDLRDYGIGAQMLRDLGVRKMRLLTNNPKKIIGLEGYGLEAVERLPIEVLCECESRDYLRCKRDKMGHILELYGDEDAENDAKASSCSCKGK
- a CDS encoding DUF721 domain-containing protein, which encodes MVEKRKKKLISLADTFSSVYGQQQWGNQWHLFKLVHHWPQLVGDVFAEHSMPAYFRRKDLWVYAHNSLWMQQMHFSKEDIISKINAFLQGSLAVEDLRWTLQPIELIEIPEEKYVPPSLDVDPDAEQAFRSMAENVANPEAREALCRLWKRMESLKKKGS
- a CDS encoding response regulator; translated protein: MQRICELEQVHDVEIRPRRTDGFRFWASLSAHAKRDVAGQVLAIEGRIANIEERKRREKIEYDYLTAKAANQAKSEMLGELEFKNKELEKTLTELHETQRRMIRAERLAAIGMTTSGVAHDLNNILAGVVNYAELIIYQVPENTKLRAAAQSILESGKRAAEVVADLLTLTRGTAHNRFPLLLNVIIEEYLESAEFQYIAEQHPHIQVSTELSQDLFPVHGIPVYLHKLIMNLVTNSFEAIEATVTHGEIHIITENLVRPSEDGFFSSHEEKYIVLKITDNGTGIDENDLKHIYEPFYTKKALGRSGTGLGLTMVENAVIEHNGTIKVNSTEQGTTFIICLPAVQEKTSESFTDKKEEEESIIQGNGTILVIDDNPTMREIAQSILEEAGYTVYLAQSGEEAVQFCQDNEVDLLLLDMIMPPGMNGRETFKAIRKIHPQQKALLVSGYSEDTEVQKTLQAGCSGFIKKPYSMAQLTRTIKLVMGQS
- a CDS encoding riboflavin synthase — protein: MFTGIIQGLGTVVEKRPSGGGMVFCLEAGFDLIDPEEGESIAVNGACLTARDIKGRRFLVDVSPESLARTSLGQLEVGSRVNMERALRLADRLGGHLVSGHVDTLGRVEERKAAGDFTLFTFSLDSGLSKYIIEKGSITIDGVSLTVNSCSGNRFSVSIIPHTLAVTTLGNLRQGSRVNLEVDIIGKYVEKLLSAQSSGADAEESKINPAFLAEHGFLR
- a CDS encoding tetratricopeptide repeat protein, coding for MSTSIQPMNSIGPVDPEKAREDELRKDPAKRDYLQGREQFKKGDYNMAAMSFHNALKGFEEKDDEQGVANASDRLGDVCMEKQDYAAALENYQRAYSICEKEEDSFSILALNKKIAALYRKQGELDKAMEILFDMVEHYHLTRNPKGMVEVMTVIAELYREKGDNSKAADTYRTVSSIHKNFKHQRMAEEFAALAEELEQA